The genomic stretch GGTTTGGGATAATGTTAGttttaatttttagaaaatagattTAATTCCTATTTTCATATTTAAATCATTATACACAACCTGATCTGTTGTGCATAGCTGGTGATGAGggatctcctgcaggatgtaaatcagtccggatcgccgcaattctcggttatgaatgcacttgatcatctcTTAAGCATTGTAgaataatcaagttgaatataatgtttttcctggaattaatatgttgtatgacttagtttcATTTGTTTGCTTAAAAATGTTTTAATTCACCTAAAACGGTTAGGCAAGAACTAAtatgaaataaaataataaaagtaAGGTTCCACtaatagtaagctttttcgtaAAATGTGAAtcagccagtacaccataaagctatcatacaatatttttttattaaccTTCCTATATTGGtttgtcgggtcagtcttgctgaataccctcgtactcaggggatcccttattgttgttttcagaagcaCAGCAGGGGACAACCAAAGAAGAAGttccgaagaactagggtatctacaagtctcataataccctagaataaaaccTAGTTGTATAATTACGTTTTCTTAGACTAGTTTTATGTTTAAAACTCCTAGCAATGCTCTATTAtggcactgttaagtttatttcaatctacggtttgtaataattcgtaccttctgtatgtatgtaaaaatgtaatatttatAGATGCTTTCCcttcgtggaagcgatcctaatgtatggctatgaaacacgTTGTGGATGTTTCGAGGTGTCCTATGGACACTcaacggactaccggacttactgttttaagtgcgtttcgtaTAATTGCTATTCCGACAACGATTAGgcacacttaagccagtttaagtcggacggttccgccacactcaaCAAGAGAGCAATgacgaagatgatgaagagTTGGTCAAGAAcgagaggagaagaagaggtgAGTGCTTCAACTGTGGCAACTGTGGCAAGAAAGGGCATCGTGCATGGGACTACTGGAGTCTACGAAGGTACTCAGAAGGAAACGTGGCTACAACCAAAAAAAGTTATCCTGAGTGGGTGGCTAAGCGAAGAAGAGTGGGATGGTGTGGCAGCAGCCACAATTGAAGATGATGGAGCTTACTTCGTGGAAGACTTGACAGAAGGTGAAACTCCATCAAATAGCgttgaagaaaaggaagaagagtgGGATGCAGAAGGTGACTTCTCCATAGAGGTGAGAGATCCGGATACTTTAGAAGGATTCATAGTATTTGGATATGATAATGATGAAGATTGAGAGGCTCTAagcgatgaggaggaagatatTAAAAAGCGAGCACATGACGCTAACTTTTGGACACGGGCGTTCTTCCTCATTGTTTCTATGGTACATCATCATGTGTCGCAGTTTCAGGAGGCAAATAGATGTGCTTATACAGGTGCCACGACTGGCACGACACATGTGTAGTGTGTTTCAGTTCGAATGTTCGATGATTCTCCACATCCCCATTTTGGCTGCGTCAAATTGAGGAGCATGCTTCAGCTTCGAAATACATGAGACCCACAATATTTGTTAGCTAAGCTTTCTCGTTTTTAATTTGCTCCCTGGACTTCACCGTCTGTATTTCCAATGACAAGTCTGCCATCCTGGTGAACTCGCATTTGGGCATTTGGCAACTTAATTTTCGTCAGAAATTTTATTTTCGGTAATTCTCCAACACCTCCAGGTCAACGTGCCTTTGGCAAAGAGTATCAAGTTTAGTTACTCTGAGCTTAGGATCCAGTCTCAGATCTGAAATCTttcacctttttctttctcttttgttttgtCCCTGGATTTGTTGTCTTTGTGTCCGCGTGGTAGTCGTACTCGTACGTGGGCTGAGATGGGCACATAGGGACTACATGGGCCAAAGTAGCGCCTCTTTTCTAGCTTAAGGGCCGGCCTGAAGCTCAGACTGCCCTTGGGCCTTTGGCGAGCAGGTGTTAAGTAGCCTagttttgtattttttatttaattCTTTTCTTAAGAATCCATTATTTCATTCCAGTAAGTCTAGTGGAAAAATGGTATTGCTACATACCGAATAAGAACCACTACTTTGTTTGTGGTGATGAAAAATCCTTGCTACAAGTCTCACAATTCAAAGAGTATAAATAAACTTGCTTCTTTCTCTTCATTCATAAAAACCTAAGATACAAAGATCATATAGTGTGCCGTGAGCAAGGTTAGTTCATAGATGCAAGAGAGAATGATAGAAAGGTTAAAGGCACGTTTGGTTTGCTTGCAAAAGGTACCCTGCCAAATGCGGATGCGGCCGTACTGATTTGGGGTTTTACTGGCAGTGTGGTGGCATGCCAAACTATGTGTGTCCGCATTGGTATTGCGCGCGGTTCATTTCCCCCTCCCATGGGTTGGCACATTAGGGGCATAGGAATCGGCCGTCCACGTGTGGGCATGCCTATGGTTAGCAAGGTAACGCTGGCCAAAATCAAATACATCCTAAGAACAGCCAAGGAAATTAGGATGTAGTGATATAATAAGTATGTTATTAATCTAGGGTTCGCGATAATCTGGCAGATAATCATGGATCAGTGACAATATTATTAAAATAATATTATTGATAATAATCTATGTATGATGGTGTTAAAGAAGTATAATTGTTAGTAGATGTCTACACGATTACTTCACTGAGAGAGAAAACCCCGGCTGAGGGAGCACATAGGAGCAAGCAACTGAGCAAGGCAGTATTCCCGGGCAGGGCTGGCCTTTTCCTACTTGAGCAACCTCTCTTGTTTTTACATCTGAGCAGCTTCACTTTATGCAGCAACACCTGCAGGCTACACCCAAAAGCAGCAAGACCTTTCTACCACCTCACACCATCATCCCCTTTcttatttgttttcctcttcTGGACTGGgaccctccctcctctctctatcATCACCCTCCTTCCTCTGGAAGGCAAAAAAACCTCTCCCCCCCAGCACTCTCCTCCCGGCCGCCACCATGTCAGGCCTCTACAGCCAGGGCTTCTCCCCTGCAAGAACCCTCTCCCCCCAGATTAGGAGCAACCCCGATGCTGACAGGTACTGCTAATTTCTGACCCGATTTCTCTCCACTGATTCTTGATCCGAAGATTGCAACTCCAGCTGCTTCTTTTCCCCCACTTACCCTTGCGATTGATTGGTGGCGCGATTCTTGCTTCGCTTCTTCGCAGCCAGTACTTGGCCGAGCTTCTCGCCGAGCATCAGAAGCTGGGGCCCTTCATGCAGGTGCTGCCGATATGCAGCCGGCTGCTCAACCAAGGTGAGATCTTTTTGATCCCTCGCTTACTGTTGCTTGCGGATTGGTGAGAAATCTTTTTGCGGATGAGTGTCAGACTATCGGAGAGGGTTCGTCTGCAATCGAGATTGGGGAATCGCTTGGCTCCAATGCTCGGATGGCTGCTGATCTTTTCCGGCAGCTGATGTGTTGGGGGAGATAGTATGTGTGGTGATGGGATAGAGTTGGCAAGCCGCCATTGATTTTTTTCGTAGCCGGCATACAAGAACCTTATTAGTCTTATTGACCCGAATACCCGATTGGGGATTGCCAATGAATTGGCCTTTAAGTGATGCAGTGACTTTTTTTATGGTCTTGCTATAGCAACTTTTGTAGTTTGTTACTTGATACTGGTTGATAGAGCATCTGTAGCTGAAAACAGCGGTCAGCCCAATAATTGGGGAAGGTTCATTTTGGGGATGACATCCATTGTTGATTGCATCTTCATCGCTTGCATTGTGCAGAGTTATTAGGTTGGTTGTATGTCATACTACTTTGCAATGCATTGGATTTTGATCATCTTGTTTAACAAAAATAATTTGTTTTCATTTGGGAAAATCATTAGCTAGTATTTGAGATGTTTCTTTTATCTTTCTGTGTGGTGCTTGTGGATCACCTAGTGCATCTTCTCTCTATGCACGAAGGCTGGAGCTTTCCGTAATTATCCATAAATGTTGAATACATATTTTTATCATGCATGAGGATTTATCTCCTCTAATGTTTTTCAAGCATGGCCTACAGTTTTACCTAAGTAAATGGACTGTGCATACGGCTGGATTGCACGACCCCGTACAACCAGCAGAGGCACTGTTACCTTTTCTGCACTGAGCAGTGGGCTGTGACTTGGTCCGTTGGCCGCAAGCACAGGCCATACACCCTGGTGACCTGATCGTATGTGTAGCAAAGTCCTTTTCTTATTAACCACATATCCCTTGTAGCCACTTTAACCTTTACAGTTGCCCTTTTTTCAATTTTCAAAACGGGAAGTGATCTTTTCCTTTAATATGACCTTTTATAGGGCCAAACTGGCCTTTTTAGAATGATAATTAAAAATTGTGTAGAGAGAACTTTAGTATACTGTAAGATAGCTGGATTTAGATATAAAGACTAGACACCTCTTGCAGAAACTGAACCTTTGGGCTCCCCTCAAAATGATTGAGCTGTTAAAGTCATGCGGTGCTACTTCTGAAAAGGGTTTTTCTCCTTTCATCTTCAGTATTAAAAGAATGAATATTTTATCTTATTTTAGATTAGGATTTTCCTCTGCCTGGTGCATATATGGATTTTTGACAAAACCCATCACACTATCTATCAAAAAGGAAAGTTGAAGGCACCGACCAGACGGAAGTATGCAATTTAGTTGACCACAGAAGTATATATGACACTCTCGATCGTATGTCACATATTTTTCCGCTTCCACTCTTTTGCTACGTACTGCAATTGATTTGATTACAGCAAGCATTAACATTTTGTAGCAAATTCTTGAACCCTTCCCCATTCTGACTAGTAGGTTGGCtgattctttttctttcatcatTTGTGTTACTTAGAAATCATGCGGGTATCAAGCATGGTTCACGACCATGGATTCAGCGATTTTGACAGGCGTCGGTTTAGAAGTCCCAGTCCTATGTCTTCGCCAATTGTCCGCCCTAATCTGCATGGCAATGGATTTGGTCCTTGGAATGGGATGCCCCAAGAGGTAGGCATAATATGTTGATCACTTTAATAAAGTTCCTCTTTTGACAAGATTTCTTCAATAACCATCTTTTTTATGTGATATTTTTTGGATTTGCAACTCTATTTCAGAATCAGtgattagttttttttaatataacagAGATTGGGCTTTCCTCCTCCTGGAACAAGTATGGACTGGCAAGGAGCACCACCAAGTCCTGGCTCCTATATTGTGAAGAAGATTATACGCTTGGAAGTTCCCGTTGATTCCTACCCTAATGTATTGCCTCCCACAACCTATGTAGTTAGTACTGAATGATGTTCTAGTTCTAATATGTTCCGGTTTCAAATTTCTCCAGTTCAATTTTGTGGGGCGCATTCTAGGTCCTAGAGGTAATTCTCTAAAGCGGGTGGAAGCTTCAACTGGCTGCCGTGTTTTTATTAGAGGGAAGGGT from Setaria italica strain Yugu1 chromosome II, Setaria_italica_v2.0, whole genome shotgun sequence encodes the following:
- the LOC101775198 gene encoding KH domain-containing protein SPIN1, yielding MSGLYSQGFSPARTLSPQIRSNPDADSQYLAELLAEHQKLGPFMQVLPICSRLLNQEIMRVSSMVHDHGFSDFDRRRFRSPSPMSSPIVRPNLHGNGFGPWNGMPQERLGFPPPGTSMDWQGAPPSPGSYIVKKIIRLEVPVDSYPNFNFVGRILGPRGNSLKRVEASTGCRVFIRGKGSIKDTEKEEKLKGKPGYEHLNEPLHILIEAELPANIIDTRLRQAQEVMEELLKPVDESQDFYKRQQLRELAMLNSTLREDSPHPGSVSPFSNGGMKRAKPSQ